AGGCTTCGGCCCCCTGGTGACTTCCACGTTGTTCGATGAACTGCGTAAATACAATTTCGGCCACAGCCTGCTCCAACACCGTACGGGATGGTTGGAGGAACAGATTGCGCGCTTTGATGCCGGCGAGGTTGCAACCGTTTGCCAGATAACCCGCGAGCGCTGCAATACCACTGTCGCCGCGGAACAATTTGAGCGCCTTTACAGCTCCCTGATTGGCCGACCCTTTTCCAGGGAAATTTCCAGCCAGGCTTTTCTTTCCTATGCCAACGGCCTGTTCCTTCACCTCAAGAAACCCAACCTCTACCAACACAGCGGTTTTGGGTTGAACGATCACTTGAAGGAATCCCCCGGAACCCCTCCGGAAGAACCTGTCAAGGCCGCCTCCGGTGGAGGACGGCTCGCCAAGGGCCTGGCGGATTTTTCTGCGCGCGTCCACATCAGCGCCATGAGAAGATCGATTTATCCCGCGCCCCTTCCCGTCATCGGCGGGGTGCCCCGCTCGGGAACCACCCTGCTGCGCCTCATGCTGGATGCGCATCCGGATCTTGCCATTCCGCCAGAAACCAACTGGCTGGTCCACTTTTCCCAGGATACGGAGAATCGCCAGTGTGATGCCAGACAGTTTGTTCATTTGCTAAAGAACCATCCCGCCATCCGCTCGAATTGGCCGGATCTGCATTTTGAGGAAAATGATCTTCTGGACTTTCTGCCCCGGCGCGGCTCCTTTTCCATTGCCGACGGGATTCGCCTGGCCCTCCTTGCCTATGCCCGGCGGCATGGCAAAAAGATCTTTGGGGAAAAATCACCCAGCAACACCTATTGTTTTTCCGCCATCCAATCCCTGCTGCCTGAAGCTCGCTTCATACACATCGTCCGCGATGGCCGCGCAGTATGTGCTTCATGGAGACACACATGGTTTGCTCCACCGGGCGGCCTGATCGGCTGCATGATGGCCTGGCAAAACTGGGTGATTCGCGGCAGGGAGGAAGGCAAAAAGTGCCGGCACTACCTTGAAATTCGTTTTGAGGATCTTGTCACGGATCCGGAGGGAACGCTGAAAACGGTTTGCGCGTTTCTCGATCTGGCATGGGACGCCCGCATGCTGGAATATCATGTGTCGGCCGCCCAGCGTTTGACGGAACACGAAGCGCATTATGACAGTGAAGGCCGCATCCTGGCCACCCGAAATCAGCGGTTTGCAAACCACAGTTCCGCCATTCGCCCTCCGGAACCTGAAAAACTCGACGAATGGAAAACCTTGCTGTCAGAAGACGAACAAAAGATTGTGAATGAACTGATGGGTGCCATGCCCGGGTGATGTCCCAGGCTTTTTATCCTGTAAATCCTGTCAAAAAAACTTGCCT
Above is a window of Candidatus Methylacidiphilales bacterium DNA encoding:
- a CDS encoding sulfotransferase encodes the protein MRILFTNISFGVRSGTELFIADLARQLASRGHTCALYSTLFGPAIKGSLHGILPLFDDLRKLPWQPDIIHGQHSLETLAAIGFFPGVPAIYVCHDSTIWFDSPPPPPLVQAHVTVDWHTRKRVMRETDLAEKDIAIINNTVDTSVFIPPSAPRPERPARALVFHSHSPDGWNYIEIIREVCNRLGIPLDVVGHQSGQSSETPQDLLPRYDLVFAKARCAIEAMACGCGVILAGAEGFGPLVTSTLFDELRKYNFGHSLLQHRTGWLEEQIARFDAGEVATVCQITRERCNTTVAAEQFERLYSSLIGRPFSREISSQAFLSYANGLFLHLKKPNLYQHSGFGLNDHLKESPGTPPEEPVKAASGGGRLAKGLADFSARVHISAMRRSIYPAPLPVIGGVPRSGTTLLRLMLDAHPDLAIPPETNWLVHFSQDTENRQCDARQFVHLLKNHPAIRSNWPDLHFEENDLLDFLPRRGSFSIADGIRLALLAYARRHGKKIFGEKSPSNTYCFSAIQSLLPEARFIHIVRDGRAVCASWRHTWFAPPGGLIGCMMAWQNWVIRGREEGKKCRHYLEIRFEDLVTDPEGTLKTVCAFLDLAWDARMLEYHVSAAQRLTEHEAHYDSEGRILATRNQRFANHSSAIRPPEPEKLDEWKTLLSEDEQKIVNELMGAMPG